AGCGCGTTTGACAGAAAGACCCCTCACCCCCTCGCTGCGCGAGGCCCCTCTCCCCGGGGAGACTGGGACAGCCGCTTGCGGCGGGTTGGGTGAGGGGTCTTTTGTGCAGGCCGCGCCTCCCTGTTCGCCGTCCCTCTCAAGCCCTGGGCAGCCAGCGCCGCAGCAACAGCGGCACGCCTTCCACCGCCACCAGCACCAGCAGCGCGTACCGCAGCGCGCGCACCAGGCCGATGTCCTTGAATGCCTGCGGCAGCGCCCCCAGCGCGAAGTACACCGCGAAGACGATCACCAGACCGAGCAGGCCGACGATTACCCGGCCTGCCAGATCACGCGGCGGCGCGAAGCCGGGGCGGGAGAACCAGAAGCCCGCCAGCAGTCCCAGCGAGGTGCCGTACTCCCGCGGCGTGCCTGCCGGGAGGAAGGCGGCCAGCGCCAGCAGGATCACCGGCACCAGCCAGCGCAGTGCCCCCTGCTGCGGGAAATAGCCGCTCGCCGCCATCCAGGCGAAGGCCGCCCCCAGCAGCAGGCCCACGAGCACGTCGCTGGGATAGTGGACGTGGAGCGCGAGGCGCGAGAAGGCGATCAGCGCGATCAGCAGCAGCGCGGCTGCCCACATGCCTGCCCGCCCGACCTGCCCGGCGATGCCGCCCCAGAGCGTCGCCGCCAGTTGCGCGTGCCCGCTCGGCAGGCCCGGGCCGCCTGCCGTGGCGCGGGCCGCCTCGCTCGCCACACCGGGATGTTGCGTGAAGGGGCGGGGGAGGTCGAAGCCGAACTTCAGGGCGGTGTTGACCAGATACGAGAGCGCGAAGGCCACCCCCAGATTCTGCCCGCCCCGGGGATTCACCAGCCAGGTGTACAGCGCCAGCACCACGATAAAAACCTCGTCACGCCCCAGAGACGTGACGGCCAGCCAGAAAGATTCCATGTCCGCCTATTGTGAGGGATGCAGCCTTTCGGGACGAGGGGCGCGCGGCGGTACACTGGGCGTATGACGGTTGCCAACAACGACGTGCTGCAAGCGGTGCGGCACAACGCCGAGTACGCGCTGGAACTGCGCGGCATCACCAAACGCTTTCCGCTGGTGCTGGCGAACGACAATATCTCCATGCAGGTGCGCTGGGGCAGCGTCCACGCGCTGTGCGGCGAGAACGGCGCGGGCAAGAGCACCCTGATGAAGATCGTCTACGGCGCGCAGCCCCCCACCAGCGGCGAGATCGTCGTGGACGGTGAGGTGGTCCAGTTCACCGATCCAGCGCAGGCGATTGCGCGCGGGATCGGGATGGTCTTCCAGCACTTCATGCTGGTGGATACCCTGAGCGTGACCGAGAACGTGATCCTGGGTGCGGAGCCGCGAGCGGGCACCTCCATCGACTACGCGAGTGCGCGCCGCCGCGTAGCGGAACTGATCCGGCAGTTCGGCTTCGACCTGAACCCCGACGCGCTGGTGGGGGACCTGCCGGTGGGTCTCCAGCAGAAGGTCGAGATTCTCAAGACGCTGTACCGCGGCGCGCGCATCCTGATTCTGGACGAGCCGACCGCCGTGCTCACACCCAGCGAGACGGACGAACTCTTCGACTTCCTGAAAAACCAGTACGCGGCCAGCGGCAACGCCGTGATCTTTATCAGCCACAAGCTGCATGAGGTGCTGCACATCAGTGACACCATCAGCGTGATCCGCGACGGCAAGATGATCGGCACCATTCCCACCCAGGGCGCCACCACCGAGACGCTCGCGCGCATGATGGTGGGCCGCGACGTGACCCTCAAGGTGCAGAAAGCGCCCGCCCGGCCCGGCGAGGTCGCCCTGGATATCCGGAATGTCACCGTGAAGGGTGAGCACGGCAACGCCGTCGACAACGTCTCCTTCCAGGTCCGCGCGGGTGAGATCGTGGGCATCGCGGGCGTGGAGGGCAACGGCCAGAGCGAGCTGGTCGAGGCGATCACCGGCCTGCGTCCCGTCACCAGCGGCGAGATCACCTACCTGGGCCGCCCCGCGCGCGGCGTGCGCGAGGTGGAGGCTTCGGGCCTCTCGCACATCCCCGAGGACCGCAACGAGCGCGGGTTGGTGCTGGACATGACCACCGCCGAGAACTACATCCTGGGCGAACACGACCGCGCGCCCTTCGCCGGGACGCTGGGCTTCCTGAACCTGGGCGTGATCGAGGAGAATGCCCGCGTCCTCAGCGAGCAGTACGACGTGCGCCCCCGCAGCGTCAGCCTCCAGGCGGGCCGCTACAGCGGCGGCAACGCGCAGAAGCTGATCGTGGCCCGCGAGATGCGGAAGGGGCCGAAAATTCTGGTCGCCAGCCAGCCCACGCGCGGCGTGGACATCGGCGCCATCGAGTTCATCCACGCCCGCATCGTCGAGGCCCGCGACCAGGGCCTGGCCGTGCTGCTCGTCAGCGCCGACCTGGGCGAAGTCATGAACCTCGCCGACCGCATCTTGGTGATGTACGAGGGGCAGGTCGTGGGCGAGGTGGACGCTGCGACCGCCACCGAGACGCAACTCGGCCTGTTGATGACCGGCAGCGGGGGCACGAGTGGCCGCAGCGGCGCCGTGAGCGATACCCAGGAATACGGCGGGCGGTAAGGGAGAGGAAAAGGAAAGAGGCCGCCTCGTGGATGGGGCGGCCCTTGTTGATAAAATTTCAGTCTCGGGAGTCGGTATTACCGAGATAGACGCAGCTTGTGTAAACGTCTACGGCGTTGCTGGTAGCACTAATGGTTCCGCTAGCGGCTTGGAGGCTCACAGTTGCCGTAAAGCTACCCCGCTTAGTGCCAGTGATGGCGACATACTGATATTGAGGCTTGACATCGACTGTTTGCGCGTTAACAGAGGCGGGGGCTAAGGTATTGAGTGGGAGATCGGCGATATAATCATTGTCGCTTGACCTTCTGAGTTTGTCAATCTGGAAGGCTGCCTTATCGGTGGTTCGCTGGCCTGCAAGTTCTATATTGACTGCTGCGGTCCCTGCTGCATAAAATTCAACGATTGCGATATTTTGCAAACGTGCAGAAGTACCATAGTCAGTAACATCACAAGCTATATAGCGTCCCGTCGCCTTATCAATATAATTGGTACGAAGCTCGGGTCCTGGATTAGTCCTCAAAAATGCCTCTCCTCCAGGAGTCACATTACCGCAACTCGCCAGCACCGCACTCAGTCCGACCGCTCCCAGCAGCATCTTTTTCATAACGCTCACTTTGGGCGATGAACCTGACCCTAGGGTGATGCGGCCTTGAGGGAACGTGAGGGGAACACAAATACAGGCACGCCCGGGAGCGTCCATGCTGGGGCCATGAGGAACGTTGCGGGAATCCTGCTGCTGGGCCTGCTGACCGCCTGCGCGCCCGCCGCCACCACCCCCAGAACCCAACTCGCCGCCCAGGCCACCGTGCAGGGCGGGCTGTTGACGGTGACGGTGGTGAATGTCGGGCCGTATGACGTGCTGCTGGAGGATACCTGCCCCCGGCCCTTCACCATCGGCTACAACGTCCTGCCCGTGACCGGTGGCACCTCCGCTTCGACCGAGGGCCAGCCCTGCGTGGCGGCCCCGCTGCCCCCCCGGCTGTGGCGGGTGGGGGAGGGCATTTCCTCGTCGATGACGCTGGCGCTGTCGTCCGGCACGCAGACGCTGGAAGCGTGGGCCCGGCCGCAGGTGAGGCTCGCGCCGGGAGGCAAGGCCCAGGGGGCGGTCAGGACGCTCAATGTGGTGACCCCCGCGTTCACCCTCATGGTGCCCTGAAGACGGCCAAAGCCGGGGCAGAGGGCGGCCCCGGCCTCCTGCCCGCGCCGCTACACCA
The window above is part of the Deinococcus metallilatus genome. Proteins encoded here:
- a CDS encoding phosphatase PAP2 family protein, with protein sequence MESFWLAVTSLGRDEVFIVVLALYTWLVNPRGGQNLGVAFALSYLVNTALKFGFDLPRPFTQHPGVASEAARATAGGPGLPSGHAQLAATLWGGIAGQVGRAGMWAAALLLIALIAFSRLALHVHYPSDVLVGLLLGAAFAWMAASGYFPQQGALRWLVPVILLALAAFLPAGTPREYGTSLGLLAGFWFSRPGFAPPRDLAGRVIVGLLGLVIVFAVYFALGALPQAFKDIGLVRALRYALLVLVAVEGVPLLLRRWLPRA
- a CDS encoding ABC transporter ATP-binding protein; amino-acid sequence: MTVANNDVLQAVRHNAEYALELRGITKRFPLVLANDNISMQVRWGSVHALCGENGAGKSTLMKIVYGAQPPTSGEIVVDGEVVQFTDPAQAIARGIGMVFQHFMLVDTLSVTENVILGAEPRAGTSIDYASARRRVAELIRQFGFDLNPDALVGDLPVGLQQKVEILKTLYRGARILILDEPTAVLTPSETDELFDFLKNQYAASGNAVIFISHKLHEVLHISDTISVIRDGKMIGTIPTQGATTETLARMMVGRDVTLKVQKAPARPGEVALDIRNVTVKGEHGNAVDNVSFQVRAGEIVGIAGVEGNGQSELVEAITGLRPVTSGEITYLGRPARGVREVEASGLSHIPEDRNERGLVLDMTTAENYILGEHDRAPFAGTLGFLNLGVIEENARVLSEQYDVRPRSVSLQAGRYSGGNAQKLIVAREMRKGPKILVASQPTRGVDIGAIEFIHARIVEARDQGLAVLLVSADLGEVMNLADRILVMYEGQVVGEVDAATATETQLGLLMTGSGGTSGRSGAVSDTQEYGGR